The genome window AGTGCAGTGGGAGTGGTGAATGTATGTAATACAAACTTATATCGACCAATGATATTGGAAAAAAACCGAATAAATCATattatttgtcatttttgtgctGCCGGTATTTCCTAAGGGGTCGCTGCTATACTATTACTACTACTACCCGTTCTCTCTCGAAGTGATAGATTAATGAGGGTGCATATCATCAGTAGTTAGCAGACTGCCTCAAGTATATAACCCATCCATTGATTAAGACAAAATCTGTCAAATCAGAGCTATTAATTGCCATCAGGTCGTTTGGGCACACTTCAAAGAATGCGAAACCTGTCAAGGATGAATCAGTTACGGTATCAATAATTTTAGTTATATTAggtttctagttgggtcttcTGTTTCCAGTATCAAGGGCCACATGTTTCTAGtatcaagggtcttaggtttctagtGGTCTTAGGTCTTAGCTTTCTAGACAACCGAAAATACTTGCCAACAAGCTTTTGAGTTATCTTTGAAGATTTTGGGGCATACCATTTATCATAAAGGACAAAAACAGCGTTAATTCTTTCTCATCATTTATTATATTAGAAAAAGCAAATCTCACAATTACCGCACCATAGTCAACACACATCACATAAGGGAACAGGGCATTTAGTATGTTTTCAGTCATAGGTTAACAAAACCTGGGGTAAACCCTCTGTTCAATGGTGGCAATATACTTATGGCACTGACTGTCTGTATTTTCCAAACAAACCAAATCTCCAGCTAAGTGGGTATGCACCCTGCTACTCTTCTCCACCTCATAGCCATTGGCATTTCCAAAATAACACACATAGAGACGTGCATCAATGAACTGGCTTTTAGACTTCTACATTAGTTTCTGGAGTTCCTGTCAAGGTCACGTATGCTACTGGCATATATATTTGGAATGCAAGCATAAGAAATTTTGATTCTGCAACTAATATCAAGTAGAGATTAAATGCACGTCGATAATATCAAAAGATTATGCAAGATACATCAATTCGTTAGTAATGAATGTTATGTGTAATCAAAATTTAGTTAAAATAAAGCAGTCACATATATAATGAGCCGGCATTGGATTTCTATTGGCTATACACATTAAAACAACAGATTGATTTCCTATCTATATCCGTCAGAGAACGTCAGATACACGTAAACAGTAGTACCAAAGGGATAAATATTCATTATTGACGTTTAAACTGCTGGTCTAATTGCCAACTCTACTTAAATCCAGAATCCCCGTACCAAACTAAGCTACAATAATGTATGATCAAATTAGAAAGTTTACCATAAACAAACAATATTCTTAACACAGAAATATAAGATATGATTTACATACAGTGGCATATTTAGGGGATGGCGCAGGTGAGGTGAACCCCCCCCTTTTCAGCAGAGTTCAAAGATTTTTTAGGGCACCTCTACCCAAGAAGCAAACACTTAGTTTTAGCCCCCAGATGCCCAGAAACTGTAGGCCTCCAGACCCTCACATTTCCAAGTTTTCAGCTTCAGTCCTCTCTCAGGTGGGGCTGTGTCCGCCCCTTTACCACTATTCTGGATCAGCCACTGTAAATGCACTAAGACCCATTGGGTCCAATCCCAGATCTCAGTCTGAGACAACCTAATTGGTCCGAGGCTATCAATAGAAAATATACTTTACATGGAAGGATACACTCGGGACGCATTTATTGTTCTACATATACTCTACAAAATGCCATGGTTGTGCTACAGTGGAGGTCCCTATCACAATGGCACACAATCTGAATTGAACTTCAACAAAACGATCCATCAATTGTTTATAAGACCATCAATAATTTACGCACAAAATTTTCTATGATTAGATATGGACCAACATGTAAACTTGAAGCGAAAACAACAATTTTAATGCCTAATTTATTGTGAATTTCAGTACAACAATCAGGTTGAATAATTTTCGGAGTCTTGCATGTAGCCTAAAACTTACTACCGAgttgttttcattgcattttaaaTCGACGTGAAGCCAAAACATGATCCTTTTTTGCTCAAGTCTCTAGAAACTGCCAACCTTAAAGCGTATTTCCTACAAcaaatacaatgcccttcctgCCCCTCAGCAGATatcaaagcatcatcaagtcatacgcaagttactgaatggaaccctattgcggaccctattgtccacatgttcagcaggcctattATCTAGCGTACTGATCTGCCCCAGACTTATAAATAGGAAAAAagacggttcattttcaccgcccaagaaaatgtaaaagtaggctgaatcgtTGGTGTGCGAAATCCCTTTTAACCATGATAATAGGCAACTCCTTTGTATCTGTTTTGGTGTGGATATCTTAAACAAATACGCTCATGATGGCTTCAATTGGTGCACGACAAAGTGGACAGATTCGCCGATAAATCAGGGCAGTTCTTGTTATTGTCTGAGCGCATGGACCACACATACACATATGTCTACATGGCAATAATAAGACGTTCTTAGCCTGGTCCTGACAGACAACGCAGCGACGACGATCTCGCTCTTGTTCTAATGCTCGGTTTAAAGCATCTGTTGTCTCTAATGGCAGCGATATTTGGCGTAAGTTGTACCGCCCATTAGAAATATTTGAGTGATGAGAATGATTTGATGCAACGCTTACATGAGACCCGACACTACCCGCTACCGATTCGTGATCACTGTCAGATGCATGACCATCAGAATCACTGATAccagtgtcatcatcatcatcgtctccAAGATTTTCTGCATCGGACTCCTCCAAAATGTTTCCTAAGTTACGATGTTGCTGCCGCCAAGATGGGAATGTAAAACCTCTGGAATCTAAATGCCTGAAGACTAAAATGGacacaaagtaggtcaaaaTACCCAAGCTTACAAGTACATACACATCAGATGAAATACTTGGTAGTTTTGACCACAAATCTAGAGAACGAGTCACAATGAAGTCTTTAAAagtgatgattttttttatgaGCGTTTCATAAATTTGTGAAACTAAGATAACTACAGTGACCCAAATCTCTAGGCAGTATGTCATGGCAGTGTTGCAAAAGAAATTAAATGCGGATATCATGTTGCGGAGATTTTCAATAGTTCCCTCTGCGACAGTCACAACTGCATCTCCACCCATTTTGCTACAGACTTGGACAGTATCAGAAACGGCTACAGCAGCTGAACAAAATGTCGAGGCGATGGCATTCCAGCAAAACAGACAACCTTTCCACACAGCCAAACTCAGTTTTATCAGTCCATTCCATATCCAAGGTAGTAATGTTTTTCCAATCCATTTTACCGATGTACCCATACCCAACACCAGGTAGCGTCCAAAGCCAGCACCTGCATTAAACGTCACACCGGCAATGTTCACTAACTCCTTCCAGATTTCCATACTCATGTGTAATATATCTACTGCTGCAACAGCTACAGACCATAATAAGGTCTTCACAGCCGCCACTGAGTAAGTAACCGCCCCAAACACGCTGGAGACCATCAGGTAATTGAGATGTAGCAGAGTGCTTACTCCATCACAGACATAGTTACCAAGGCAACATGCTGCGTGGAACCCTTTTACAAGACAGTCCACATAAGTTGCATATTCAGCCATTTTTCACAGTCCTAGTCGCcagtaaaaagatgatttcGTAACTTCCTCTTTATCTCAAGCTACCGGCAGGTGTTCAGCCACCAGTTGCATCTTGAACCTTAAACTGTTGACCTCATTCAATGTTTGTCAGTGTCACCCTGCAAAATAAAATGATATCGATATTTTGGTCGCCTTTGGGCTAGGTAAATTCACATTTTCTCTACACAAAGAAATTGGTATAAGG of Lineus longissimus chromosome 17, tnLinLong1.2, whole genome shotgun sequence contains these proteins:
- the LOC135501077 gene encoding uncharacterized protein LOC135501077 is translated as MAEYATYVDCLVKGFHAACCLGNYVCDGVSTLLHLNYLMVSSVFGAVTYSVAAVKTLLWSVAVAAVDILHMSMEIWKELVNIAGVTFNAGAGFGRYLVLGMGTSVKWIGKTLLPWIWNGLIKLSLAVWKGCLFCWNAIASTFCSAAVAVSDTVQVCSKMGGDAVVTVAEGTIENLRNMISAFNFFCNTAMTYCLEIWVTVVILVSQIYETLIKKIITFKDFIVTRSLDLWSKLPSISSDVYVLVSLGILTYFVSILVFRHLDSRGFTFPSWRQQHRNLGNILEESDAENLGDDDDDDTGISDSDGHASDSDHESVAGSVGSHVSVASNHSHHSNISNGRYNLRQISLPLETTDALNRALEQERDRRRCVVCQDQAKNVLLLPCRHMCMCGPCAQTITRTALIYRRICPLCRAPIEAIMSVFV